One Actinospica robiniae DSM 44927 genomic region harbors:
- a CDS encoding extracellular solute-binding protein, giving the protein MSGSFLNGAQASRRGFLRGGLGLISASAFGGVAATTLAGCGSTTANGSASVNSATVLPTFTPFTGATPDIAATANGVPAVYFSYPANAASVYPTPPLSGESISVITNIFNSVPPALNSNTAWQAVQKALGATVDFTMVGSDDYSTKLNTTIAAGNLPDVMLYTGYANPTAAAPSDVAGFLAAECADLTPYLAGDKVKDYPNLAAIPAIAWEQCVFAGKLYMLPIPRNVTTGSGMYRKDLFTQVGVTDLSTLSADDFLTACKALTNPAKGQYALTAYTGYPYSSGIIQQSFGVPWTWRTGSGGSLTSMYETDEYAASIEFLIKLNAAGVYVPGSEGFTKNQMVDSFESGKAAYCPDSVPSFQKYWPAMAAVNPKWSIDLAVPFTASSQYKPCAWQDNVLFSSSMLKKGSQSRIETVLKFADFLAAPFGTKEYLLLNYGVEGTDYTMEKGSPILTSTGTNETQVPWKYTVAPSQAIFIPGYNDCATAQHAGMAKLIPMAVGNPCSNLNSPTFNKKGLELQTQFTATVSEIISGKQPFSALAGAVKTWRSGGGDTIRSEYEKALAASKGGATAAS; this is encoded by the coding sequence ATGTCAGGCTCCTTCCTCAATGGCGCGCAGGCGAGCCGACGAGGCTTCCTTCGCGGCGGTCTCGGACTGATCTCGGCCAGCGCGTTCGGCGGCGTGGCCGCGACGACGCTGGCCGGGTGCGGCTCGACCACGGCGAACGGCTCGGCGAGCGTCAACTCGGCGACCGTGCTGCCGACCTTCACCCCGTTCACCGGCGCCACCCCGGACATAGCCGCGACGGCGAACGGCGTGCCGGCGGTGTACTTCAGCTACCCGGCGAACGCGGCCTCGGTCTACCCGACGCCGCCGCTGAGCGGCGAGTCCATCTCGGTGATCACCAACATCTTCAACTCGGTCCCGCCCGCGCTGAACTCGAACACCGCGTGGCAGGCGGTGCAGAAGGCGCTCGGGGCGACGGTGGACTTCACCATGGTCGGCTCGGACGACTACTCCACCAAGCTCAACACCACCATCGCGGCCGGGAACCTGCCGGACGTGATGCTCTACACCGGCTACGCCAACCCGACCGCGGCCGCGCCGAGCGACGTGGCCGGCTTCCTGGCCGCCGAGTGCGCGGACCTGACGCCGTACCTGGCCGGGGACAAGGTGAAGGACTACCCGAACCTGGCCGCCATCCCGGCGATCGCCTGGGAGCAGTGCGTCTTCGCCGGCAAGCTGTACATGCTGCCGATCCCGCGCAACGTGACCACCGGCTCCGGGATGTACCGCAAGGACCTGTTCACGCAGGTGGGCGTCACCGACCTGAGCACGCTGTCCGCGGACGACTTCCTGACCGCCTGCAAGGCCCTGACCAACCCGGCCAAGGGCCAGTACGCGCTGACCGCGTACACCGGCTACCCGTACTCGTCGGGCATCATCCAGCAGTCGTTCGGGGTGCCGTGGACCTGGCGGACCGGCTCCGGCGGCAGCCTGACCTCGATGTACGAGACGGACGAGTACGCGGCCAGCATCGAGTTCCTGATCAAGCTCAACGCGGCGGGCGTGTACGTGCCGGGCTCGGAGGGCTTCACCAAGAACCAGATGGTCGACTCCTTCGAGTCGGGCAAGGCCGCGTACTGCCCGGACTCGGTGCCCTCGTTCCAGAAGTACTGGCCGGCCATGGCCGCGGTGAACCCGAAGTGGAGCATCGACCTCGCGGTGCCGTTCACGGCTTCGTCGCAGTACAAGCCGTGCGCGTGGCAGGACAACGTGCTCTTCTCCTCCTCGATGCTGAAGAAGGGCTCGCAGTCGCGGATCGAGACGGTGCTGAAGTTCGCCGACTTCCTCGCCGCGCCGTTCGGCACCAAGGAGTACCTGCTGCTCAACTACGGCGTCGAGGGCACCGACTACACGATGGAGAAGGGCAGCCCGATCCTCACCTCGACCGGGACGAACGAGACGCAGGTGCCGTGGAAGTACACGGTCGCCCCGTCGCAGGCGATCTTCATCCCGGGCTACAACGACTGCGCGACCGCGCAGCACGCGGGGATGGCGAAGCTGATCCCGATGGCCGTGGGCAACCCGTGCTCGAACCTGAACTCGCCGACCTTCAACAAGAAGGGCCTGGAGCTGCAGACGCAGTTCACGGCCACGGTCAGCGAGATCATCTCGGGCAAGCAGCCGTTCTCGGCGTTGGCGGGCGCGGTCAAGACCTGGCGTTCTGGCGGTGGCGACACGATCCGCTCGGAGTACGAGAAGGCGCTGGCCGCCTCGAAGGGCGGGGCCACGGCCGCGTCGTGA